The following proteins come from a genomic window of Girardinichthys multiradiatus isolate DD_20200921_A chromosome 8, DD_fGirMul_XY1, whole genome shotgun sequence:
- the marveld2a gene encoding MARVEL domain-containing protein 2 — translation MSYGGGFHGRTERVRQAPQYDEVAQEFLPHSESYDLHPLREQKAPHLAKSADPLPPPPLPEQPPVGREFDRSGSEEDAGPEPDPAIDIKPVHRFIPDSWKNFFRGSNRSSKKAWSMPESSSNNNNSTSDGVRCSPPHSPSLPGSYRDPYGGSGGSYNSRKELLDVQDAHGSVSGHTHHTALTYSERVEEYHQRYGYMKSWAGLLRILGCVELLLGAAVFACVCAYIHKDNEWFNMFGYSSPGGTYGGGYNGAGLGGMYYTGPKTPFVLVVAGLAWLVTVILLVLGMTMYYRTILLDSNWWPLTEFVLNLALAVLYMAAGIIYVRDTIRGGLCYYPVFNNGINGAFCRTEAGQTAAIIFLFVTMTTYLIGAIVCLKLWRHEAARRYQEKYGQEMQPSEMRAVRSLRVPDSAPAPRLSEQVQGSSVVPIQAAPKALPPKVMQGAIPSGHIPKPIIVPDYIAKYPPIRSDEGRDQYRAVFNDQYAEYKELHADVQVTVKKFDEMDAMMRSLPQQPTTQTEVDRINRIMQEYQKKKNDPAFLEKKERCEYLKSKLSHIKQRIQEYDKVIEWNDGYS, via the exons ATGTCCTATGGAGGAGGCTTTCATGGACGCACTGAGCGTGTCCGCCAGGCGCCCCAGTATGACGAGGTTGCACAAGAGTTCTTACCCCACTCAGAGTCCTACGACCTGCACCCCCTAAGGGAGCAGAAAGCCCCTCATCTGGCAAAGAGCGCGGACCCACTTCCTCCTCCGCCTCTGCCAGAACAGCCACCTGTTGGTCGAGAGTTTGATCGTAGCGGCAGTGAGGAAGACGCCGGCCCAGAACCGGACCCTGCCATCGACATCAAGCCCGTCCACCGGTTCATCCCTGACTCCTGGAAAAACTTCTTTAGAGGAAGCAACCGCAGCAGCAAGAAGGCCTGGTCCATGCCTGAATCCtcttccaacaacaacaacagcaccTCTGACGGGGTGCGTTGTTCTCCCCCACACTCCCCCTCTCTTCCTGGGTCATACCGGGATCCTTACGGTGGCTCCGGTGGCAGCTACAACTCCCGCAAGGAGCTTTTAGACGTACAGGACGCCCATGGGTCTGTGTCCGGGCATACACACCACACAGCCCTGACCTACAGCGAGCGGGTAGAGGAGTACCACCAGCGCTATGGCTACATGAAGTCGTGGGCGGGGCTACTGAGGATTCTGGGATGCGTGGAGCTGCTACTGGGAGCAGCTGTGTTCGCCTGCGTCTGCGCTTACATTCACAAAGACAATGAGTGGTTCAACATGTTTGGGTACTCTTCTCCTGGAGGAACATATGGAGGAGGTTATAATGGTGCTGGATTGGGTGGAATGTACTACACTGGACCCAAGACCCCATTTGTGTTGGTGGTGGCGGGACTGGCCTGGTTGGTGACTGTGATCCTGCTGGTACTGGGGATGACCATGTACTACCGCACCATCCTGCTGGACTCTAACTGGTGGCCCCTGACTGAGTTTGTCTTAAACctggctctggcagtgctgtaCATGGCAGCAG GCATCATCTATGTCAGGGACACTATTCGTGGAGGGCTCTGCTACTACCCGGTCTTCAACAACGGTATCAATGGAGCCTTCTGCAGGACAGAGGCCGGCCAGACCGCAGCCATCATCTTCCTGTTTGTCACTATGACCACGTACCTGATTGGGGCCATTGTTTGTCTCAAGCTGTGGAGGCATGAGGCCGCCCGCAGGTACCAGGAGAAGTACGGCCAGGAG ATGCAGCCTTCTGAAATGCGCGCCGTGCGGTCACTC AGGGTTCCAGATTCTGCTCCAGCTCCCAGATTGTCAGAGCAAGTCCAAGGCTCCTCAGTCGTTCCCATCCAAGCTGCGCCGAAAGCACTTCCTCCAAAGGTTATGCAAGGAGCAATACCATCGGGACATATCCCAAAGCCTATCATTGTGCCGGATTATATTGC GAAGTACCCACCGATCCGGTCTGATGAAGGCCGGGACCAGTACCGAGCCGTGTTCAACGACCAGTACGCAGAGTACAAAGAGCTCCACGCGGACGTGCAGGTCACAGTGAAGAAGTTTGATGAGATGGACGCCATGATGCGCAGCCTGCCTCAGCAACCCACCACCCAAACG GAGGTGGATCGCATCAACAGAATCATGCAGGAgtatcagaagaaaaaaaat GACCCGGCTTTCCTGGAGAAGAAGGAGCGATGTGAGTATCTGAAGAGCAAACTGTCGCACATCAAACAGAGGATACAGGAATATGACAAAGTCATAGAGTGGAACGACGGATACAGCTAA